A part of Rhinolophus ferrumequinum isolate MPI-CBG mRhiFer1 chromosome 11, mRhiFer1_v1.p, whole genome shotgun sequence genomic DNA contains:
- the LOC117030762 gene encoding olfactory receptor 5B3: MKNSTEVTQFIFLGLTNDPELQVPLFVIFTLIYLITLIGNLGMIMLILLDSRLHTPMYFFLSNLSLVDFGYSSAVTPKVMAGFLIKDKVISYNACAAQMFFFVAFATVESYLLASMAYDRFAAVCKPLHYTTTMTTSMCARLVIGSYVCGFLNASIHTGDTFTLSFCDSNLVHHYFCDIPAVMVLSCSDRHVSELVLIYVVSFNVFFALLVILISYTFIFITVLKMHSSAGYQKALSTCASHLTAVSIFYGTIIFVYLQPSSSHSMVTDKTASVFYTMIIPMLNPVVYSLRNKEVKKALMKVVLEAKLSLGL; encoded by the coding sequence ATGAAGAATAGTACTGAAGTGACACAGTTTATATTCCTAGGATTAACCAATGACCCAGAACTGCAGGTCCCTCTCTTTGTAatatttaccctcatctacctcatCACTCTGATTGGGAATTTGGGGATGATCATGTTGATTCTCTTGGACTCTCGTCTCCACACTCCCATGTACTTTTTCCTCAGTAACCTGTCTCTGGTGGACTTCGGTTACTCCTCAGCTGTCACTCCCAAAGTCATGGCTGGGTTCCTTATAAAAGACAAGGTCATCTCCTACAATGCATGTGCTGCTCAGATGTTCTTTTTTGTAGCCTTCGCCACTGTGGAAAGTTACCTCTTGGCCTCAATGGCCTATGACCGCTTTGCAGCAGTGTGCAAACCCCTACATTATACCACCACTATGACGACAAGTATGTGCGCACGTCTGGTCATAGGCTCCTATGTCTGTGGTTTCCTGAATGCCTCCATCCACACCGGGGACActttcactctctctttctgtgaCTCCAATCTGGTACATCACTATTTCTGTGATATTCCAGCAGTCATGGTTCTGTCTTGCTCTGATAGACACGTTAGTGAGCTGGTTCTTATTTATGTAGTGAGCTTCAATGTCTTTTTTGCTCTTCTGGTTATCTTGATATcctacacatttatatttatcacCGTCCTAAAGATGCACTCATCTGCAGGATATCAGAAGGCTCTATCCACCTGTGCCTCCCACCTCACTGCAGTCTCCATCTTCTATGGGACAATCATCTTCGTGTACttacagcccagctccagccattCCATGGTCACAGACAAAACGGCCTCCGTGTTCTACACCATGATCATCCCCATGTTGAACCCTGTGGTCTACAGTCTGAGGAACAAAGAGGTCAAGAAGGCTCTCATGAAGGTTGTTTTGGAGGCAAAATTATCTCTAGGATTGTGA